The following are encoded together in the Arcobacter aquimarinus genome:
- the rplN gene encoding 50S ribosomal protein L14, with product MIQSFTRLNVADNTGAKEIMCIKVLGGSKRRYATVGDVIVASVKKALPTGKIKKGQVVKAVIVRTHKEVQRENGSLIRFDDNAAVILDAKREPVGTRIFGPVAREVRYSGFMKIVSLAPEVL from the coding sequence ATGATTCAAAGTTTTACAAGATTAAATGTAGCTGACAACACAGGTGCAAAAGAGATTATGTGTATCAAAGTTTTAGGTGGTTCTAAAAGAAGATACGCAACTGTTGGTGATGTAATTGTTGCTTCAGTTAAAAAAGCTTTACCAACTGGAAAGATCAAAAAGGGTCAAGTTGTAAAAGCTGTTATTGTTAGAACTCATAAAGAAGTTCAAAGAGAAAATGGTTCATTAATTAGATTTGATGATAATGCAGCGGTTATTCTTGATGCAAAAAGAGAGCCAGTTGGAACAAGAATTTTTGGACCAGTTGCTAGGGAAGTAAGATATTCAGGTTTCATGAAAATCGTTTCACTTGCACCGGAGGTATTATAA
- the rpsS gene encoding 30S ribosomal protein S19, whose product MARSIKKGPFVDAHLMKKVIKANEANDKKPIKTWSRRSTVLPDMIGLTFNVHNGRNFVPVNVTENHVGYKLGEFAPTRTFKGHKGSVQRKA is encoded by the coding sequence ATGGCAAGATCGATAAAAAAAGGTCCATTTGTAGACGCACACCTGATGAAAAAAGTTATCAAAGCTAATGAAGCTAATGATAAAAAACCAATTAAAACTTGGTCAAGAAGATCAACTGTATTACCAGATATGATTGGATTAACTTTCAATGTGCACAATGGAAGAAACTTCGTTCCAGTAAATGTTACTGAGAACCACGTTGGATATAAATTAGGTGAGTTTGCACCAACTAGAACATTTAAGGGCCATAAAGGTTCTGTTCAAAGAAAGGCATAA
- the rplD gene encoding 50S ribosomal protein L4, giving the protein MSKAIVLNEKFENNGEVVLPASYDEINSHNLYLYVKSYLASLRSNTARAKTRAEVSGGGKKPKAQKGSGAARWGSKRSPLFVGGGQAFGPTKRNYNQKVNKKQKALALKYAVNAQANNGSLFVVDSIKIESGKTKEAVAVLNKLNKRDTLIVCDVIDEKTYLAFRNIKNCYVVEKQEVNAYLIAAYHSVLIEKSVLDALTKEA; this is encoded by the coding sequence ATGAGCAAAGCTATAGTATTAAACGAAAAATTTGAAAATAATGGTGAAGTAGTTTTACCAGCGAGTTATGATGAAATCAATTCTCACAACTTATATTTATATGTAAAATCATATTTAGCGTCATTAAGATCAAATACAGCAAGAGCTAAAACAAGAGCAGAAGTAAGCGGTGGTGGTAAAAAACCTAAAGCTCAAAAAGGTTCTGGTGCAGCTAGATGGGGTTCTAAAAGATCACCATTATTCGTTGGTGGGGGACAAGCATTTGGACCTACTAAAAGAAACTATAACCAAAAAGTTAATAAAAAACAAAAAGCTTTAGCATTAAAGTATGCTGTTAATGCACAAGCTAATAATGGTTCGTTATTTGTTGTTGATTCAATCAAAATTGAATCAGGTAAAACAAAAGAGGCAGTTGCAGTTTTAAATAAACTAAATAAAAGAGATACATTAATAGTGTGTGATGTTATTGATGAAAAAACTTATTTAGCATTCAGAAATATTAAAAACTGTTATGTGGTTGAGAAGCAAGAAGTTAACGCTTATTTAATTGCTGCATACCATTCAGTATTAATTGAAAAATCAGTGCTTGATGCATTAACAAAAGAGGCTTAA
- a CDS encoding 50S ribosomal protein L23 — MADITDIKAILYTEKTIELQENGVIVVQTSPRMTKNGLKEVFKEYFGVTPSKVNSLRQDGKVKRFKGKIGKRPDFKKFYVTLPEGAAIANLSA; from the coding sequence ATGGCAGATATTACAGATATTAAAGCAATATTATATACAGAAAAAACAATTGAGCTTCAAGAAAATGGTGTAATCGTTGTTCAAACTAGTCCAAGAATGACTAAAAACGGTTTAAAAGAAGTATTTAAAGAGTATTTTGGTGTAACTCCATCAAAAGTTAATTCTTTAAGACAAGATGGTAAAGTTAAAAGATTTAAAGGGAAAATAGGTAAAAGACCTGATTTCAAAAAATTCTATGTTACATTACCAGAGGGCGCAGCTATTGCGAACCTTTCAGCTTAA
- the rpsQ gene encoding 30S ribosomal protein S17, which yields MTHKREIQGVVVKRSGDKTASVLVTRSVLHPKYHKTVKRFKKYLVHDEKNELNVGDSVIAIECRPLSKTKSFRLKTIVATGVK from the coding sequence ATGACACATAAAAGAGAGATTCAAGGTGTAGTGGTAAAAAGATCAGGTGATAAAACAGCTTCTGTATTAGTTACAAGATCGGTTTTACACCCAAAATATCACAAAACTGTAAAAAGATTTAAGAAATATTTAGTTCATGATGAAAAAAATGAGTTAAATGTTGGTGATAGTGTTATCGCTATTGAGTGTAGACCATTGTCAAAAACTAAATCTTTTAGATTAAAGACAATAGTTGCTACAGGAGTTAAATAA
- the rpsC gene encoding 30S ribosomal protein S3, whose protein sequence is MGQKVNPIGLRLGINRNWESRWFPKFETMPANVAEDDKIRKYVKKELYYAGIAQTMIERTAKKVRVTVVAARPGIIIGKKGADVEKLKDALSKLVGKEIAVNIKEERKPQISAQLSAENVAQQLERRVAFRRAMKRVMQNALKGGAKGIKVSVSGRLGGAEMARTEWYLEGRVPLHTLRARIDYGFAEAHTTYGCIGIKVWIFKGEVLAKGIPTEKAEESTSKPKRRPTKKRGK, encoded by the coding sequence ATGGGTCAAAAAGTTAATCCAATAGGTTTAAGATTAGGTATTAATAGAAACTGGGAATCAAGATGGTTTCCTAAATTCGAAACAATGCCAGCAAATGTTGCAGAAGATGATAAAATCAGAAAGTATGTAAAAAAAGAGTTATACTATGCTGGTATCGCTCAAACTATGATTGAAAGAACTGCAAAAAAAGTTAGAGTTACAGTTGTAGCTGCTAGACCTGGTATCATTATTGGTAAAAAAGGTGCTGACGTTGAAAAACTTAAAGATGCACTTTCAAAATTAGTTGGTAAAGAAATAGCTGTAAACATTAAAGAAGAGAGAAAACCTCAAATTTCTGCACAATTATCAGCTGAAAATGTTGCTCAACAATTAGAAAGAAGAGTTGCATTTAGAAGAGCTATGAAAAGAGTTATGCAAAATGCATTAAAAGGTGGAGCAAAAGGAATTAAAGTTTCTGTTTCTGGTAGACTTGGTGGAGCTGAAATGGCTAGAACTGAGTGGTATTTAGAAGGAAGAGTTCCATTACATACTTTAAGAGCAAGAATCGATTATGGTTTTGCTGAAGCTCATACAACTTATGGTTGTATCGGTATTAAAGTTTGGATTTTCAAAGGTGAAGTATTAGCAAAAGGTATCCCAACTGAAAAAGCTGAAGAGTCAACTTCTAAACCTAAAAGAAGACCAACTAAGAAAAGAGGTAAATAA
- the rplC gene encoding 50S ribosomal protein L3: MEFIVQKIGMSRTVSVPSTAVTLLKVLDTKVCEVNNGVALVSYSNGKKFNKAIEGQQKKFNLSKEFNRFATITVANSEAGDLEVSGLSEAKVVKTTFKTKGRGFSGVVKRWNFAGGRASHGHRMGKRTGSIGNCEWPGRVQPGKKMPGQYGNTNVSVKNEIISFDAETGILVLKGSVSGANGSLGKVKVAK, from the coding sequence ATGGAATTTATAGTTCAAAAAATCGGTATGAGTAGAACAGTTTCTGTTCCAAGTACAGCTGTTACACTTTTAAAAGTTCTTGATACGAAAGTATGTGAAGTTAATAATGGTGTAGCACTAGTTTCTTATAGCAATGGTAAAAAATTTAACAAAGCTATCGAAGGTCAACAAAAAAAGTTTAACTTATCTAAAGAGTTTAACAGATTTGCAACAATTACTGTAGCAAATAGTGAAGCTGGTGATTTAGAAGTTTCTGGATTAAGTGAAGCAAAAGTAGTAAAAACAACTTTTAAAACAAAAGGTAGAGGTTTCTCTGGTGTTGTAAAAAGATGGAATTTTGCTGGTGGTAGAGCATCACACGGTCACAGAATGGGTAAAAGAACTGGTTCAATCGGTAACTGCGAATGGCCAGGAAGAGTTCAGCCAGGTAAAAAAATGCCAGGGCAATACGGAAATACAAATGTATCTGTAAAAAATGAAATTATTTCATTTGATGCTGAGACAGGAATCTTAGTTCTTAAAGGTTCAGTATCTGGTGCAAATGGTTCATTAGGAAAAGTAAAGGTTGCTAAATGA
- the rplX gene encoding 50S ribosomal protein L24, which yields MAIKLKIKKGDTVKIIAGDDKGKTGEVLRVLPSKNKVIVKDCKVAKKTVKPDQEKNPDGGFVNKEMPIDISNVAKVEGN from the coding sequence ATGGCAATTAAATTAAAAATCAAAAAAGGTGATACTGTAAAAATTATCGCTGGTGATGACAAAGGTAAAACTGGAGAGGTTTTAAGAGTATTACCTTCTAAAAACAAAGTAATTGTAAAAGATTGTAAAGTTGCTAAAAAAACAGTTAAGCCTGATCAAGAAAAAAATCCTGATGGTGGATTTGTAAACAAAGAGATGCCAATTGACATTTCAAACGTAGCAAAAGTAGAGGGTAACTAA
- the rpmC gene encoding 50S ribosomal protein L29 produces the protein MNYTDLKDKNLNELQVLLKEKKVLLFELKAKLKTMQLTNTSELRATKKDIARIQTAITAAKAN, from the coding sequence ATGAACTATACTGATTTAAAAGACAAAAACTTGAATGAACTTCAAGTATTATTAAAAGAGAAAAAGGTGCTTCTTTTTGAATTAAAAGCTAAGCTAAAAACAATGCAGTTAACAAATACTTCTGAATTAAGAGCAACAAAAAAAGATATTGCAAGAATTCAAACAGCTATAACTGCTGCAAAAGCTAACTAA
- the rplV gene encoding 50S ribosomal protein L22, whose product MAKAILKFIRLSPIKARLIAREVQGMNAEYAIASLQFTPNKAAGIISKVIASAVANAGLDPVDAVITSARVDKGPVLKRFTPRARGSASPKHKPTAHIMIEVAAATKGDK is encoded by the coding sequence ATGGCTAAAGCAATATTAAAATTTATTAGACTTTCTCCAATTAAAGCTAGATTAATAGCAAGAGAAGTTCAAGGAATGAATGCAGAGTATGCAATTGCATCTTTACAATTTACTCCAAATAAAGCTGCTGGAATTATTTCTAAAGTTATAGCTTCAGCTGTAGCAAATGCAGGTTTAGATCCAGTTGATGCTGTTATTACATCAGCTAGAGTTGATAAAGGTCCAGTTCTTAAGAGATTTACTCCAAGAGCAAGAGGTTCAGCTTCACCAAAGCATAAACCAACTGCACATATTATGATTGAAGTAGCTGCTGCAACTAAAGGAGATAAGTAA
- the rplB gene encoding 50S ribosomal protein L2: MAIKKFRPITPARRFMSVMDSSDITSKPTVRSLLVRVKAAAGRNNNGRITSRHKEAGAKKLYRIIDFKRNKFGVEGTVSTVEYDPYRNCRICLVTYLDGDKRYIIQPSGLKVGDKVQAAESGLDILPGNAMNLMNIPVGTMVHNIEMKPGKGGQIARSAGGYAQIMGREDKYVIMRLPSGEMRKILGVCMATVGVVGNEDFTNMVVGKAGRSRHLGIRPQTRGSAMNPIDHPHGGGEGKTNSGRHPVTPWGMPTKGYKTRKKKASDKLIISKRKK, from the coding sequence ATGGCAATTAAAAAATTTAGACCAATAACTCCTGCAAGAAGATTCATGTCTGTTATGGACAGCTCTGATATTACTTCAAAACCAACAGTTAGATCTTTACTTGTAAGAGTAAAAGCAGCAGCTGGTAGAAATAATAACGGTAGAATTACATCTAGACACAAAGAAGCAGGTGCTAAAAAATTATATAGAATCATTGATTTTAAAAGAAATAAATTCGGTGTAGAGGGTACTGTATCTACTGTTGAGTACGATCCATATAGAAATTGTAGAATTTGTTTAGTTACTTATTTAGATGGTGATAAAAGATATATTATTCAACCTTCTGGATTAAAAGTTGGTGATAAAGTTCAAGCTGCTGAATCAGGTCTTGATATTTTACCTGGTAATGCAATGAATTTAATGAACATTCCAGTTGGAACAATGGTACATAATATTGAAATGAAACCAGGAAAAGGTGGTCAAATCGCTAGATCTGCTGGTGGATATGCTCAAATCATGGGTAGAGAAGATAAATATGTAATCATGAGATTACCTTCAGGTGAAATGAGAAAAATTTTAGGTGTTTGTATGGCTACTGTTGGTGTAGTTGGAAATGAAGATTTCACAAACATGGTTGTTGGTAAAGCTGGTAGAAGTAGACACCTTGGAATTAGACCTCAAACTAGAGGATCTGCAATGAACCCTATTGATCACCCACACGGTGGAGGGGAAGGTAAAACTAACTCTGGTAGACATCCTGTTACTCCATGGGGTATGCCAACTAAAGGTTATAAAACTAGAAAGAAAAAAGCTAGTGACAAACTAATCATTTCAAAAAGAAAGAAGTAA
- the rplP gene encoding 50S ribosomal protein L16 yields MLMPKRTKFRKMMKGRNRGMAHRGNSLAYGDIGIKAVEHGRIDSRQIEASRIAMTRKVKRQAKVWIMVFPDKPLTAKPLETRMGKGKGSVDKWVMNIKPGRICFEMAGVGEELAREALTLAMHKLPFKTKIVTRDSENELY; encoded by the coding sequence ATGTTAATGCCTAAAAGAACAAAGTTCAGAAAGATGATGAAAGGCCGAAATAGAGGTATGGCTCATAGAGGAAACTCTTTAGCATACGGAGATATCGGTATCAAAGCTGTTGAACACGGAAGAATTGATTCAAGACAAATCGAAGCGTCAAGAATTGCAATGACAAGAAAAGTAAAAAGACAAGCAAAAGTTTGGATTATGGTATTCCCTGATAAGCCACTTACTGCAAAACCATTAGAAACAAGAATGGGTAAAGGTAAAGGTTCTGTTGATAAATGGGTTATGAACATTAAGCCTGGAAGAATTTGTTTTGAGATGGCTGGTGTAGGTGAAGAATTAGCTAGAGAAGCTTTAACTTTAGCAATGCACAAGCTACCATTTAAAACTAAAATTGTAACAAGAGATAGCGAAAATGAACTATACTGA